In Corynebacterium aquilae DSM 44791, the genomic stretch AGTGTGCTGATCGTGGCCACTGGTGACCAGGTACAGGCGGTAGTTGGCTTTCGCGCGGGAAACAGGTGCGGTATCAGACATGGTGCCAGTCTAAAGGGAAGCACACCCGCCTGTACGGCGTATGAGGACCACGACCCGAACCGGCTGCGCCTAGTGAACAAACGGCACCTTCGCCATGATCCGCAAGGCAACCGTGGCGATCTTCGGGTGCCAGGTCAACCACCCAATCGGCAAAACCCGCTGGGTGGCGACCGTGCGGGGCTCGGTGAACTTCAGCAAGCCCTGCTCCCCGTGGCGACGCCCCATCCCCGAGGCCTTCATCCCGCCCATCGTGCCACCAAGAGACGCCCAGCCTGCCGCATATCCCTCGTTGACGTTGACGGTGCCGGCCTGCAGCCGGCTCGCAATCTCCTCGCCCCGCCGCGGGGATGCCCACACACTGGCATTGAGCCCATAGTTCGTATCGTTAGCCCACTCGATGGCCTCCTCCACACAACCAGCCGCGCACACATACGCCACCGGGCCGAACACCTCCTCCCGGTACAGCCGCGCGGACTCATCCACCCCCGTCAACACCGTCGGCGCCACCAGCCGGCCCTCAACCGTGCCACCGGTGACCACCGTCGCGCCACGGTCCACCGCATCATCAATGAACTCCTTCACCCGGTCGGCATGCTCTCGGGAAATCTGGATTCCCACATCACCGCGCGCCGCAATCGCCTCAGCAAACAAGGCACAAAACTGCTCCAACCGGCCCGGATGCTCAGCATCCTCGACCACCACAATGCGCTCCACCGCCACACACAGCTGACCCGCGTTACTAAAGCAAGCATCCACCGCACCACGCGCAGCACGCACCAGCGACGCACTGGTGTCCACAATCATCGGATTCTTGCCACCCAGCTCCCCTGAGAAACCAATCAGGCGCTCACCGGCCTGGCTGGCCAACAACCGGCCCGTGGCCGTCGACCCCGTAAACATCAAAAAATCACACTGCGCCGCCACCTGCTGGCCCACCGTCTCACCCGGACCACACACCAGCTGGAACAACTCCGGATCCACCCCAGCATCCACCAGAATCCTCACCGCCAACCGCGCCGTCTCCTCCACCTGGGTATCCGGCTTCAACACCACCGCATTACCCGCCACCAGCGCCGGCAAAGCATCAGAGACCACCAACGACAACGGATAATTCCACGGCGAAATGATTCCCACCACGCCCACCGGCACATAATCCACCCGCGCCCGCGTCAACACCGGCAACGCACCCGCGACCCTCCTACCCGCCAACACCTTACGCCCCCGCCGCCCATAAAACTCGGCCGTCGTCGCCACATCCATCACCTCAGCGAAAGCATCCGCCCGCGTCTTGCCAGTCTCGCGACAAATCACCTCCACCAACTCATCGCGATGATCCAACACCGCAGCCCCCACCCCACGCACCACCCGAGCCCGCTGCTGCACACTCAACCCCGCCCACCGCCGCTGCGCAGCCCGCGCCGAAGAAAACGCCTCCGACACCTGCGACAAACAAGCAGCGCCAGACACATCCGAACAATCCACAGGTGAATCAGTCATACCCCCATCATGACACCAGCCCACCTGGAAACCCCCAGACACCACCGCACACCACCCGCACACATCCCCACACCACCGAAAAACCACCAAAACCCCCAGCGCACCAACAATAGGTGCCACCCCAGCACCCCCTGGCACCACTAGGGTGGCAAACATGCAATGGCGAACCGACCTCACCCCCACCCAGGCCGTCGACTACCTCAGCGAACTCTACGAACACGCGTGCACCACCGCCCGCGAACTCCTCACCCGCGTCGGAAACAACCCCCACCCCACCGACGACGACGTCTCCGGCGGCGTCCCCGGATACGACACCGTCGTCTACCCCAAAATCAGCGTCAACATCACCTCCTGGCAACCCATCGACCGCACCGAACCCTTCGGCTACGTCGACCACGCCGGCGAATACTCAGCCGTCCTCTCCCGGCCCACCATGATGCGGGCCTACCTGAACGACCAACTCACCCGACTCGCCAACAACTACCCCTGCACCATCAGCGTCGGCCCCTCCGACGTCCAGATCCCGCCGGAATACATCGACAACATGCCGGCCCTACCCCAACGCCCCGCAGGACTACCCCGCCCCAGCCTCGACGACGTCGACGACGCCATCATCGACGGCGAATGGGACGCCTTCCACGGCGACAGCAGCCCCCTCGTACAATTCTCACCCCAACGCTTCGACATCGGCTGCAAACGCATCGAACACTACACCGGCCTTTCCGTCGACACCGTCCAACGCTACATCCTGTTCACGAACTACCCCATGCACATGGAAGAGTTCGAAAACTTCGGCCGCAGCGCCGTCGACGACGAATCCTCCCGCTACACCGACTTCGTCTCCGCCGCCGGCAACTACCAAATGCCCCGCTACGACCTCGTCGCCGACAACAACAACGGCGTCACCATCATCAACATCGGCGTCGGCCCCTCCAACGCCAAAACCATCACCGACTGCCTCGCCGTCCTCCGCCCCGAATGCTGGATCATGATCGGCCACTGCGCCGGC encodes the following:
- the amn gene encoding AMP nucleosidase, translated to MQWRTDLTPTQAVDYLSELYEHACTTARELLTRVGNNPHPTDDDVSGGVPGYDTVVYPKISVNITSWQPIDRTEPFGYVDHAGEYSAVLSRPTMMRAYLNDQLTRLANNYPCTISVGPSDVQIPPEYIDNMPALPQRPAGLPRPSLDDVDDAIIDGEWDAFHGDSSPLVQFSPQRFDIGCKRIEHYTGLSVDTVQRYILFTNYPMHMEEFENFGRSAVDDESSRYTDFVSAAGNYQMPRYDLVADNNNGVTIINIGVGPSNAKTITDCLAVLRPECWIMIGHCAGLDGRMRIGDLILGNAYQRKDHILDERIGHHIPIPAIPEVQRALEKAVAKVYGKNNELMRTGTVMSTDDRNWEWHTDKNLWQLLRGSTAVAVDMESATLAANGYRYRVPYGTLLSVSDLPLHNVPKLPAGAQAFYASSKQAHVMCAITAVEALAAKPHKLHTRKLRRTIGEVPFR
- a CDS encoding succinic semialdehyde dehydrogenase, whose product is MTDSPVDCSDVSGAACLSQVSEAFSSARAAQRRWAGLSVQQRARVVRGVGAAVLDHRDELVEVICRETGKTRADAFAEVMDVATTAEFYGRRGRKVLAGRRVAGALPVLTRARVDYVPVGVVGIISPWNYPLSLVVSDALPALVAGNAVVLKPDTQVEETARLAVRILVDAGVDPELFQLVCGPGETVGQQVAAQCDFLMFTGSTATGRLLASQAGERLIGFSGELGGKNPMIVDTSASLVRAARGAVDACFSNAGQLCVAVERIVVVEDAEHPGRLEQFCALFAEAIAARGDVGIQISREHADRVKEFIDDAVDRGATVVTGGTVEGRLVAPTVLTGVDESARLYREEVFGPVAYVCAAGCVEEAIEWANDTNYGLNASVWASPRRGEEIASRLQAGTVNVNEGYAAGWASLGGTMGGMKASGMGRRHGEQGLLKFTEPRTVATQRVLPIGWLTWHPKIATVALRIMAKVPFVH